From the Jilunia laotingensis genome, the window GGTGTAAATCTCCTGAAATACGAGTGAACGGGGTTTTACAGAAGAATGTGAAACCGGCAGAGATTGTTTGCTTGAACCGGAAGTGGAAAAATGGTGATCGTGTAGAACTTATGTTTCCTATGATTGTATCCGTTGAACGCGGATATGAGAATTCTGCTTGGATAGAACGTGGCCCGTTGGTATACGCATTGAAAATGAATGAGAAGTGGAAAAAATTCGGATCGGATAATAAGCCCGGAGAAATCTATTATGAAGTTAAGTCCGATTCACCGTGGAATTATGCTTTGTTGGAAGAGCATGTGTATGAGCCTGAGAAGGGATTTAAAGTCGAGAAAAATAAGAAAGGATTTATTTATCCCTGGAATCAGGAAAGTTGTCCGCTTTCCTTAAAAACGGAAGGCACACGTATCAAGGAGTGGAAAGAATACAATCATTCTGCAGGTCCATTGCCTTTCAGCCCATATTACCAAATGAAGGATATTCATCCTGAAGAAATCACATTGATTCCTTACGGGTGTACTACTTTGAGAATTTCACAATTTCCGGTTTGGGGGCGTGGGTTCAGAAACGATTAAAACAACCTAATTATGATGGCTCTAAAAGTATTTATCCGTTTTGTCATTGTATGGGGAATCGCTCTGATGAGCGTGGTAAATACCCATGCCTCCGAGAATCTCATTTTTGAGCATTTCAATATGGAGAACGGCCTTTCCCAAAATACGATAAACAGTATCATTCAAGATGATTACGGTTTCATGTGGTTTGGTACGAAAGACGGATTGAATCGCTTTGACGGGTTGACTTTTAAAGTTTATAGACACATCCCCAATGATTTGACCAGTTTGGGAAGTAGTTATATATTGTCTCTCTGTAAGGATACGGACGGTGTATTGTGGGTTGGTACCGATGTCGGTTTGTACGCCTATGATACGACCAATGACAATTTCCATCCTTTGTCTGATAAAGCTGCCGATGGCAAGAGTATTACGGAAAGGGTCAACGACATAAATGTGGATAAAAACGGGGATATTTGGTTGACGGCAGGACCACAAGGTGTTTTTAAATACAGCAAGGCTGAAAACCGTTTATATCATTATGATCTGAATGACCATGTATATGCGCAATGCCTTGAAATGGACGACAAAGGGCGCATATGGGTAGGAGCGTTGAATGGAGGTTTGTTCCTTTATAACCATCTCCGGAAACAGTTTGAGAAGATGGAAACAAAAGGATTCGATCTGAGCCAATGCAATACCAATGTTTTATTGTGTAGTGATAACAGGATGTATGTAGGTACTACTGAACTGGGACTCTTAGTCTTGACGGAGGATGGTACTTTGATGACCGTTGAAAATAAGAATAAAGAATTAAACCTGAACGCTTCCTTAATCCATTCCATCGAACGTAAGTCATCGTCCGAGATATTGATTGGGACTGAGATCGGTTTGGTCTTATACAATGAAATTTCAAAAGAGACCATACGTTATTATCATCAGGTTTCCAATTCCCGTTCCATATCCGATAGTGCCATCTATTCCATTTATAAAGACAGGGAAAAAGGGATTTGGCTGGGGACTTATTTTGATGGTATAAACTATTTGCCTTACCAGTTCAGCCCTTTTATGCAATATTATCCTCAACAAGATTATTTATCCATATCGGGTGAACGAATAAGGGAAATGTGCCAGGACGGAATGGGACGTATTTGGATCGGGTCGGAAGATAACGGTCTTTCCTGTTTCGATACGAAAACCAAAAAGTTTATCAGTTATAAACAGCAGCGAATAGGTGCGTTTCCGAATCTGCTCAATGTGCATGGACTGGCTTGTGACGATCGTTACCTGTGGATAGGGTATTATAACGGAGGAATCGACCGTTATGATCTGCTGACCGGAGAATTGCGATATATGTCCCTTTCTGAAAAAATCGGTTGTAAGGTCAACGAGGATGTGTTTTCCTTATATTGTTCCCAAGCAGATCGTAAATTGTGGATTGGAACTGTTCGGGGGGTGTATACGTATGATATCATGGAAGATAAAATGACATGCATTCACGAATTGGGTAATATATTTGTTTATGATATCAAGCAAGATAAGAATGGATGTTTTTGGTTTGCAACGCTTGGATCGGGGGTGATTTGTTATCATCCAGAAACCCAAAAACGGACATCCTATGTTTATAATGAGAAAGATGATCATAGTCTTCCCTCCAACAAAGTGTTGAGTACACATATTTCGTCTACGGGCGAAGTGTGGTTTACTACTGAAGGAGGAGGTATATGCCGTTACGATCGTAAGAAAGATAACTTCATCCGTTTTAATGAAAGAAACGGATTACCCAACGGTGTCGCTTATCAGATTGTTGAGGATTCTGAGACTAATTTCTGGTTTGGCACGAACAATGGTTTGGTAAAGTTGGATACGAAAACGGGAGACGTACAAACCTATACACATAATAACGGGCTTATATCCAATCAGTTTAATTATAAATCGGGATTGATAGATGCCAATGGCGTAATCTATTTCGGTATGGTAAAAGGTATGATTGCATTTGATCCCAGGACTTTTGTGGAGAACAATTATAAACCTACCGTGGCACTTACTTCGTTTTCACTGTTCAATGAAGAGGTAAAAATAGGTTCTGATTCCCCTTTGAAACAATCCATCAACACTACTGGGTCGATAACATTACAACATGATCAGTCGACTTTCGCATTCGAGTTTGTCGTATTGAGCTTCTCCTCACCGAAACAAAACCGGTATGCCTATAAAATGGAGGGTCTGGATAAAGAATGGAATTTATTGGATCGCAATAACCGGATATTTTATTCTAATTTGCCTCCGGGGGATTATGTTTTCAAAGTGAAGGGTGCGAATAGTTATGGAATCTGGAGCGAAGTCGAAAAGAGCCTTGATATACATATATTACCTCCGTTTTATTTGTCTCGGACTGCTCGGATATGCTATTGGTTGTTCGGTGTTCTTTTTCTCTGTGGCATGTACATATTGTTGCGGAAAAGATTCATCAATAAACATAAGAAACAGATTGCCGCCATCGAAAAGGAAAAGGAACAGGAAGCCATTGAAGCTAAAATTGATTTCTTTACGAACGTGACTCACGAGATACGTACACCGCTTACATTGATCAGTTCCCCGTTGGAGTATCTGCTTGAAGATAAGGATCTGAAAGATAATGTCCGTGAAAATCTCATGGTAATGCAACAGAACACAAGACGGCTCTTGCAGTTGTCCAATCAACTGCTCGACTTCCAGCGAATAGAGAATAAAGGACTTAAACTTTATTTTGCCGATACGAACATTTCACAGATTTTGAGTGATACTTATAACCGCTTTCTGCCTACAGCCCGGCAACGCTCACTCGACTGTTCGCTGGATATCCCCGATGAACCTGTTTGGGCTAAAGTCGATTGCGAGGCATTCGTGAAAATAGTCAGTAATCTGCTTGTCAATGCTATTAAATATACCTTCACCTATATAAAAGTAGAACTGAAGTTAACGGAGAAAGCCGATGCGTTCCTTCTGATAGTTGAGAATGACGGTCATTTGATCGGAGAGAATCTGAAAGAGAAAATATTCGAACCTTTTTATCAGATTAAGGATGGAGAAAAAGGCTATGCGGGCAATGGTAGCGGCTTGGGATTACCTTTGGCAAAAGGGCTCGCCCAGATGCATGACGGCAGTTTGATTTATCAGGTTTCACCGGATGGAGCTGCCAACCGGTTTATACTTTCGCTTCCCCTGAAAGTAGACGAGAAAAGAGTATCTGACTCCGAACAGGATGTTGAAACAGAAGCCGGGGCGAATGAAAACAACGAATCTACTATGGTTGATTCTGTTCCGACTAAGGAAGGGAGTACTATCTTACTGGTTGAAGATAATATAGATTTGTTAGAGTTGATGACAAAATGGTTGAGTCCCGATTATACCATAATAAAGGCTGTGAACGGATTGGTCGCTTTGCAACAACTTGAGAATAAAGATGTAGATTTGATCGTCAGTGATATTATGATGCCAGAACTTGACGGTTTGGGACTGTTGAAGGAGGTGAGGTCGAATTATAAATTCAGCCATATTCCGGTTATCTTTCTTACGGCAAAGAATAATTTAAATTCTAAAATAGAGTCGTTGGACTCAGGCGCAGACGCTTATATTGAGAAACCATTTTCATTTTCTTTCTTGAAAGCACAAATTGCCAATCTGCTGGAGAAAAGAAAAGAGGTGAAACGTCTGTTCAGCCTGTACCCCATCGATGCGATTAACTCGATGGCCTTCAACGATACTGACCAGAAATTCTTGGCGGAGGTAAATCAGATTATCGAAAATAATATAGATAATCCGGAATTAAACATTGATTTGCTTTCGGGAGAGCTGGGACTGAGCCGTTCTACCTTAAACCGGAAGTTTAAGGGTATTTCCGAATTGTCTCCCAATGAATACATACGTTTATACCGTTTGAAGAAAGCTGCTGCTTACCTGAAATCCGGGAAATACCGTATAAATGAGATCGTATTCTTGACCGGATTCAGTACATCGTCATATTTTGCCAAATGTTTTCAGAAACAATTCGGGGTGTTGCCCAAAGAGTACATCAATATTTGTAAGGACGAAAATGAGCAAAAACAGTGATTATTTTCCGATGCATTTACTTTTTTGTTTTATGGTCTGAAAGTGTCCTTTAAACCATGTCAATGAGCCGTTTTTGCTTTATTTTGAGCCGTTTTTCGCGTCCGAAATAATCCCCATAACCTACATTTGTGACAAGCAAAGAATAATTTGTGAAGTAGTTATCCTATTCATTAAATATCAAACTTGTTTAATTAAAATTGAATGCTGATGAAAAATTCAAAGGTAAAAGCATGGAAGATGATAGCATTGCTATTGGGGCTTTTCTTAAGTTCGCATATGTACGCGGACAATATTAAAGGAAAAATTTTAGATGAAGCGGGCGAGCCGGTTATCGGTGCAAATGTTATTAAGAAGAATTCTACGCTGGGTACTATTACTGATTTGAATGGTACTTTTTCTATTGAAGCGGTAAAAGGGGATGTTTTACAAGTCACTTATTTAGGCTATATTCCGGTCGAAATAACTGTCGATGGCAAACCTATCTTGGTAACTTTGCACGAAGATGTGACAGGATTGGATGAAGTGGTAGTGGTCGGGTACGGATCTATTGAGAAGAAGAAGCTGACAAGTGCTATCGCAAGCGTCAAGTCCGATGACTTTCTCGCCGGAAGTGTGAAGGATGCCGGCCAGTTGATACAAGGAAAGATTGCCGGACTGAACATCAGTACACCGAGCGGTGACCCGGTTGGTGGTGTGGAGATTGTGCTTCGTGGTACGAATTCTCTAAAAGCGGGAAGCGCACCGTTGATACTTATCGATGGAGTTCCCGGTGACCTGAAATTGGTTTCACCGGATAATATCGCTTCCATCGATGTCTTGAAAGACGGTTCGGCCGCTGCTATTTACGGTACACGTGCAAACAACGGTGTGATACTTGTAACGACCAAACAGGCTGCTACCGGCAAAACCTCGATTAGCTATAACGGCTACATAACCACCGAACAGATTGCTCGTACACCGGAAGTGCTTACTGCTGCCGAGTATCGTAATCTTTTGAATAACGGAAGCGGATATATTGAAGAGAATTCGGACTACGGTTCTTCAACCGATTGGTTGGATGAGATTACCCGCACTCCCATTTCCCATTATCATAGTTTAAGTCTGAACTGGGGAAATGAAAAGACAAACGTATATGCTAATATCTCAGTAAAGGATGCAAAGGGAGTTTTCTTGAATTCCGATAAACAAGATTTCTCCGGTAAACTGACAGTCAATCACACGGCTTTTGACGGGTTGCTCAAATTTAATTTGAACACTATCTTGAGCAAACAAGATTACACCATCACTGCCGATGGAGATGCCAGTTTTAATTCCTATGCTTATAACATGGCGTTGACCGCTAATCCAACAGCACCGGTCAGAATGGAAGACGGGCAATGGTGTCAACCCAAGTTCTTGGGAGTAGATATCGGTACTTGGGAGAATCCTTTGGCATTGCTGAAAGAGCGGAAAGGAAATAATGACAACTTCACAGGCCGTATTTATGGTAATATCACGTTTACGCCGATAGCTGAACTGAAATTTAATTTGTTAATGTCCTACCAACGTTATAACCAGACTCGCGGGTATGCCCAGTCTTCAAGGGACATCAGTAACACGGTGTATTCCGCCACTCCATTGTTCGCTTCCCGAGCTGCCACACAAAGTGAAGATGCCATGCTCGAGTTTACCGGACAGTTTGACAAAACGTTCAACGAACACCAGTTATCAGTACTGGGCGGATATAGTTATATCCGCAATGAATGGGAACATTTCTGGATGAACAATTACGATTTTCCGTCCGATCAGTTGACTTATCATAATATGGGAATGGGGTCTGCTTTGAAAGACGGTAAGGCAGGTATGTATAGCAATAAGACTTCCGGAAACCTGATCGGATTCTTTGCCCGGGTGAACTATAACTATAAAGAGAAATATATGCTCACCGCCAGTGTGCGTTATGAAGGCGATTCCAAGTTCGTGGGTTCCAATCAGGAATGGGGTTTGTTTCCTTCCGTCAGTGCTGCCTGGAGAATCAGTAAGGAATCATTCATGGAGAATCTTACTTTTATTGATGACCTGAAACTGCGTGCAGGATACGGTGTAACAGGTATTTCTCCTTCTCAATACTATCAGACCATTTCACGCCTGAAATATTTAGGTACCGGAAATTCATTCTACTATGACGGTGAATGGGTCACTCCTCTCGGCCCGGCAAACAATGTAAATACTAAGTTTACTTGGGAGAAGAAACACGAATACAACGCAGGATTGGATTTCTCACTGCTGAAAGGGCGCATTTCCGGTTCGGTGGATTATTATAACCGTGTGACGAGCGATTTGCTTTGGGATTTCAGCGTACCGGTTCCGCCTAATGTTTACGGGACGACTACTGCCAATATCGGTAAGATACGTAATTCGGGAATTGAGGTCATGATATCCGGGATACCCGTCAAAACAAGGAACTTTTCGTGGACACCGGCTGTGACTTTCTCCTACAATACGAATAAGTTGTCGTCGCTCGATTATGCACAGTATAACGTGGAGAATCCCCGTGATTACTTTTTCACTAATGCCGAAGAAGGGTCGTATACATGCACCCACCGTATAAAAGTTGGAGAACCTATCGGACAAATCTGGGGATACAAGGTAGTGGGGATTAGCGAAGAAGGGAAGTGGCTGTTTGACGATCCTACTAATCCCGGTGGAACATTTACAACGGATGATAGTGGCATCACTGTCGAGAGTCATGGACAAGTATTAGGGAACAGTTTGCCCAAATATTACTTGGGATTCAATAACCGGTTTACATTCAAGAACTTTGACTTGAGCATTATGATGCGTGGAGCATTTGATTATAGCATTATCAACCAGTTCCGCCTGCGTAATGAAAATGTAAGCAACCGCCGTTCGAACAACAAACCTGTGTCTGCTTTCGATCCTGTATTCGGTGTTTCAGTGAATAAGAACCCGGTTGAGAAGATCACCAGTTATTATGTGGAAAAGGGCGATTTCTGGAAGATAGATAATATCACTTTGGGTTATACATTCTCTACTCCGAAAGTGAAGTACTTGGAATCGTTCCGTTTGTATGCCACCGTTAATAACGCCTTTATATTCACAGGCTACTCGGGCAACGATCCTGAATCTGCGTCACGTGTCGGGCTGAATCCCGGAATGGATTATATGAACCAGTATCCTACTACACGGATCTATACATTGGGCGTAAACTTAAATTTCTAACTATAAAAACTACCGATTAGATATGAGACTAATTAAGAATCTACTGTTAGCATCAGTATGCTGTTGCTCGACATTTTCAATACAGAGTTGCGTTGATCTGGACGACCGGATTTATTCTGAAATAGTAGAAGACAGATATGAGCCTACCCCACTGGACGGGTTGGCAAAGATCGGTGCGGCTTATACTCCGTTTAAGGGTTTGTGTACCCGGTTGCTTTTAGGTATGTCGTGGGACACCGACCAGATATTTTGTCCGGTAAAGCCTTGGGGCTGGACGTACGGTTATCAACTGTTCAATCACAATTATACATCCAGTTCTGCTGAGATCGATGGTGGCTGGAACTCATGTTATGACGGCATCAATGCCTGCAACCGCACCATTTGGGAATTGCAGAACGGAGATCAGGGAGATGATACCGAAGCTTTGATCAAGGAGCTGGAGGCATTGCGTAGCTGCTACTATTACTATCTGTGTGATCTGTACGGAAATGTGGCATGGTCTGTCAAATATAACGGTGAAGAAGACTATTTGCCGGAACAGATCTCACGTGCCAATCTTGCCGGGGAGATTGAAAAGGGATTGAAAAAGTCCTTACCCTATTTATATACCGATGTGAACAAGAAGACCTATGGGCGTTTCACGCAATGGGCCGCCTATGCCACTTTAGCCAAATTATACCTGAATTGGGGCGTATATGTGTATGGTGACGGGGACAAGGGACGTTGGCAGGATTGCATCGACATGTGCGATAAGATCATTGAGTCGGATGCATTTGCCCTGACGGGCACTCAAAAAGAGATTTTTGTTGCCGAAAATGATTTTTGTAAAGAAGCGATTTTTGCCGTGGTTTTTGATGAGAAAAATGCTCAGGGATTAAGCCTTTTCACCACCAACCTTAATGGGCAGCATGCGCAAACCTATCAGATTACCGGAGGATGGGGTAATGGCGGTTCGATCATGGTGCCGCAGTTCATCGATTCATATCATCCAGATGACAAGCGTTTGAAGGAGAACTATCTGTACGGTCCTCAATATGACAGTGATGGAAATTTGATGAAGGCAGGTTTGGGCAGCATAGCCGGACAGGATTTTATTATTGTGAATGAAGTCCTTTCCTGTGAGGGCAGTAGCGGTGAAAACTGTAATGAAAATATGGGTTATCGGCTTGCCAAATACGAATATGAAATGGGGTTGGATGGAAACAATATGAATAATGATGTATTCCCATTCAGATATTCGGATGTGTTGATGATGAAGGCAGAATGCCTGTTGCGTCTTGGGCGAGCCGATGATGCTGCGGAACTTGTTACCAAAGTGAGACGTAGAAGCTTTAATGACCAATCGGTTGCCGTGGTCACGGGTGATGAACTGAATCAGGGAAGTTGTTATGCCTACGGATATAAAGAGTGTGTGCCCTCCCGGGGTAAATATCCCAAAAATCCGGATGGAACGTGGAAGTACACCACTTCCGATCCCGGTGCCCCGGAAGCCGGTGGCGAGGATATCGTATACGGCCGTTTCCTGGATGAATTAGGCTGGGAGTTTGATCAGGAAGGTCGCCGCAGACAGGATATGATACGTTTCAAAACGACATCCGGTAAATCGGTGTGGATTGCTAAAGCATGGTCGTCTCATAAAGCTACGAATGACATCAATAAGCAATTGTATCCTATTCCTTTAAAGGAAATTCAGGCAAATTCTAATTTACATCAAAACGAGGGATATTAAATTTTATTCAGGTTTCGCAAGTTATGTGTCTCATTGTCAATATGTAAAAGATCTGTTTGTTGGATGTTAATACCTATCGTGTCAAGTATTAATAGTCATCACGCTAGATATTAATAGTCATCACGCTGGATATTAATGATCGTCGCGCTAGTTATTAATGGTCGATACGACCTGTCTTAATGATCATTGTGAAAACGATTAATGGATTAATAAACAGTATGTTATATTGTTCGTATTTGGTGTCTTTTACCAAAACATGAAATGGCTTGCGAAACTTGGAATTCTTATTAATCTTAAAAGTATAGTTATTATTATGAAGAAGTTATTATTACTTTCGGGACTA encodes:
- a CDS encoding two-component regulator propeller domain-containing protein — translated: MSVVNTHASENLIFEHFNMENGLSQNTINSIIQDDYGFMWFGTKDGLNRFDGLTFKVYRHIPNDLTSLGSSYILSLCKDTDGVLWVGTDVGLYAYDTTNDNFHPLSDKAADGKSITERVNDINVDKNGDIWLTAGPQGVFKYSKAENRLYHYDLNDHVYAQCLEMDDKGRIWVGALNGGLFLYNHLRKQFEKMETKGFDLSQCNTNVLLCSDNRMYVGTTELGLLVLTEDGTLMTVENKNKELNLNASLIHSIERKSSSEILIGTEIGLVLYNEISKETIRYYHQVSNSRSISDSAIYSIYKDREKGIWLGTYFDGINYLPYQFSPFMQYYPQQDYLSISGERIREMCQDGMGRIWIGSEDNGLSCFDTKTKKFISYKQQRIGAFPNLLNVHGLACDDRYLWIGYYNGGIDRYDLLTGELRYMSLSEKIGCKVNEDVFSLYCSQADRKLWIGTVRGVYTYDIMEDKMTCIHELGNIFVYDIKQDKNGCFWFATLGSGVICYHPETQKRTSYVYNEKDDHSLPSNKVLSTHISSTGEVWFTTEGGGICRYDRKKDNFIRFNERNGLPNGVAYQIVEDSETNFWFGTNNGLVKLDTKTGDVQTYTHNNGLISNQFNYKSGLIDANGVIYFGMVKGMIAFDPRTFVENNYKPTVALTSFSLFNEEVKIGSDSPLKQSINTTGSITLQHDQSTFAFEFVVLSFSSPKQNRYAYKMEGLDKEWNLLDRNNRIFYSNLPPGDYVFKVKGANSYGIWSEVEKSLDIHILPPFYLSRTARICYWLFGVLFLCGMYILLRKRFINKHKKQIAAIEKEKEQEAIEAKIDFFTNVTHEIRTPLTLISSPLEYLLEDKDLKDNVRENLMVMQQNTRRLLQLSNQLLDFQRIENKGLKLYFADTNISQILSDTYNRFLPTARQRSLDCSLDIPDEPVWAKVDCEAFVKIVSNLLVNAIKYTFTYIKVELKLTEKADAFLLIVENDGHLIGENLKEKIFEPFYQIKDGEKGYAGNGSGLGLPLAKGLAQMHDGSLIYQVSPDGAANRFILSLPLKVDEKRVSDSEQDVETEAGANENNESTMVDSVPTKEGSTILLVEDNIDLLELMTKWLSPDYTIIKAVNGLVALQQLENKDVDLIVSDIMMPELDGLGLLKEVRSNYKFSHIPVIFLTAKNNLNSKIESLDSGADAYIEKPFSFSFLKAQIANLLEKRKEVKRLFSLYPIDAINSMAFNDTDQKFLAEVNQIIENNIDNPELNIDLLSGELGLSRSTLNRKFKGISELSPNEYIRLYRLKKAAAYLKSGKYRINEIVFLTGFSTSSYFAKCFQKQFGVLPKEYINICKDENEQKQ
- a CDS encoding SusC/RagA family TonB-linked outer membrane protein, coding for MKNSKVKAWKMIALLLGLFLSSHMYADNIKGKILDEAGEPVIGANVIKKNSTLGTITDLNGTFSIEAVKGDVLQVTYLGYIPVEITVDGKPILVTLHEDVTGLDEVVVVGYGSIEKKKLTSAIASVKSDDFLAGSVKDAGQLIQGKIAGLNISTPSGDPVGGVEIVLRGTNSLKAGSAPLILIDGVPGDLKLVSPDNIASIDVLKDGSAAAIYGTRANNGVILVTTKQAATGKTSISYNGYITTEQIARTPEVLTAAEYRNLLNNGSGYIEENSDYGSSTDWLDEITRTPISHYHSLSLNWGNEKTNVYANISVKDAKGVFLNSDKQDFSGKLTVNHTAFDGLLKFNLNTILSKQDYTITADGDASFNSYAYNMALTANPTAPVRMEDGQWCQPKFLGVDIGTWENPLALLKERKGNNDNFTGRIYGNITFTPIAELKFNLLMSYQRYNQTRGYAQSSRDISNTVYSATPLFASRAATQSEDAMLEFTGQFDKTFNEHQLSVLGGYSYIRNEWEHFWMNNYDFPSDQLTYHNMGMGSALKDGKAGMYSNKTSGNLIGFFARVNYNYKEKYMLTASVRYEGDSKFVGSNQEWGLFPSVSAAWRISKESFMENLTFIDDLKLRAGYGVTGISPSQYYQTISRLKYLGTGNSFYYDGEWVTPLGPANNVNTKFTWEKKHEYNAGLDFSLLKGRISGSVDYYNRVTSDLLWDFSVPVPPNVYGTTTANIGKIRNSGIEVMISGIPVKTRNFSWTPAVTFSYNTNKLSSLDYAQYNVENPRDYFFTNAEEGSYTCTHRIKVGEPIGQIWGYKVVGISEEGKWLFDDPTNPGGTFTTDDSGITVESHGQVLGNSLPKYYLGFNNRFTFKNFDLSIMMRGAFDYSIINQFRLRNENVSNRRSNNKPVSAFDPVFGVSVNKNPVEKITSYYVEKGDFWKIDNITLGYTFSTPKVKYLESFRLYATVNNAFIFTGYSGNDPESASRVGLNPGMDYMNQYPTTRIYTLGVNLNF
- a CDS encoding RagB/SusD family nutrient uptake outer membrane protein; its protein translation is MRLIKNLLLASVCCCSTFSIQSCVDLDDRIYSEIVEDRYEPTPLDGLAKIGAAYTPFKGLCTRLLLGMSWDTDQIFCPVKPWGWTYGYQLFNHNYTSSSAEIDGGWNSCYDGINACNRTIWELQNGDQGDDTEALIKELEALRSCYYYYLCDLYGNVAWSVKYNGEEDYLPEQISRANLAGEIEKGLKKSLPYLYTDVNKKTYGRFTQWAAYATLAKLYLNWGVYVYGDGDKGRWQDCIDMCDKIIESDAFALTGTQKEIFVAENDFCKEAIFAVVFDEKNAQGLSLFTTNLNGQHAQTYQITGGWGNGGSIMVPQFIDSYHPDDKRLKENYLYGPQYDSDGNLMKAGLGSIAGQDFIIVNEVLSCEGSSGENCNENMGYRLAKYEYEMGLDGNNMNNDVFPFRYSDVLMMKAECLLRLGRADDAAELVTKVRRRSFNDQSVAVVTGDELNQGSCYAYGYKECVPSRGKYPKNPDGTWKYTTSDPGAPEAGGEDIVYGRFLDELGWEFDQEGRRRQDMIRFKTTSGKSVWIAKAWSSHKATNDINKQLYPIPLKEIQANSNLHQNEGY